In the genome of Patagioenas fasciata isolate bPatFas1 chromosome 12, bPatFas1.hap1, whole genome shotgun sequence, one region contains:
- the NMB gene encoding neuromedin-B — MAALRCLLLLLCGAALGPAVHLDFAEHRSQAAKIKVNPRGNLWATGHFMGKKSVPGSPRLEPPEKPALPVAFGPSLRALLEDMVELLTRELFKILLQERLLDENQGKYDLADQETGLLAKVLEKYFSN, encoded by the exons ATGGCGGCGCTGCgctgcctcctgctgctgctgtgcggGGCCGCGCTGGGACCCGCCGTGCACCTGGACTTCGCCGAGCACCGCAGCCAGGCGGCCAAGATCAAGGTCAACCCCCGCGGCAACCTGTGGGCCACAG GTCACTTCATGGGGAAGAAGAGTGTCCCGGGCTCCCCGCGCCTGGAGCCGCCCGAGAAGCCCGCGCTGCCCGTGGCCTTCGGCCCCTCTCTGCGAGCCTTGCTGGAGGACATGGTGGAACTGCTTACCCGGGAGCTCTTCAAAATCCTCTTGCAGGAGAGACTTTTGGATGAGAACCAGGGGAAATATGACCTCGCTGACCAG GAGACAGGGCTTTTAGCAAAGGTGCTGGAGAAGTACTTTTCAAACTGA